The genomic window TGCGCCGCTTGTCGATGTTGTCCAGGGTGCTGTTCAGGCCCTTGGTGCGGGCAACGAAGGCGCCTTCCTTGCCGACCGTGGTGCTCACATAGCCGTCCACCAGCGAGTACAGGCGGCCGGCGCCACCGGTATCGCCGGTGACCGCCTGGCGGATCTTCTCCGGCTGCGCGGCGAGGGCGGCTGCGAACTTGGTGCTGTCCAGCACCAGGGTGCCATCGGCATTGGGGTAGCCGCGCGTCTGCAGGCCCAGCGCCTTGGCATCCAGCTGGTCACCGGCCAGGTCCTTGAGCACGCCGGACATCGTCGAACGCAGCTGGGCGATCGCACCGCGCATCTGCGCGTCGCCGGTCAGCGCCGCCGCTTCCTTGGTCTTCTGGTCGTACTTGGTTTCGGTGTTGATCGCCGCGATGGCCGCGTTGTAGGCGGTGACGAACTCCTGCATCACCTTGGTCGCGGCGGTGGTGTCGGTGCTGATGGTGACGGTGCTGAGCCCCGGCGTCTTCAGGTTCAGGGTCAGGCCCGGCACCGCATCGGCCACGGTGTTGCTGGCGCTCACCACTTCCACGCCGTCGATGGTCAGCCGCGCGTCGGTGGCGGGGCTGTTTTCCTTCAGGCTGCCGACCAGGGCGCCCAGCTTCGGATCGCTGCCGCCATACTCCAGCTTGATCGCGCTGGCCGCGCCGGTCTTCTCCTGGGCGATCGACAGGTACTGGTTGTCGCCGGAGCTGATCAGCGTGGCCTGCACGCCTTCCTTGCGGCCGGCGGCATCGATCTTGTTGCGTACCGTGGTCAGGGTGTCGCCTGCCTCGACCTCGATGTTCATGGTCTTGGCCTTGTCACCCACGCCCACCGTCAGCGTCAAGGTTCCGGCACCGAAGGTATCGGTCTTGGGCACCGAGGTGTCGGCGATCAGCTTGTGCGCCGATGCCAGGTTCTTCACCTCGATCTTGTGGGTGCCGTTGGACGCGGCGGCCTTGCTGGTGCCGAGGTCGTACAGCGCCACCGACGCGGTCAGCACGTCGTCGGCGTTGTTGGGGCCGGCCTTGCCGGTTGCAGTGACGGTGCGGGTGTCGAAGGCGGTGGTGGCCTTCAGCGCGGTCAGCGCGGTCTTCAGCTTGTCGAAGGCCGCGGTGACGGTGCCGAGCGACGACAGCTGCATCTTGGTCTTGGACTGCTGCAGGTTCAGCGCGTTGTCGGCTGGCTTGCGGTCGGCCGCGACCAGCTGGTTGACGATGCTGGAGATATCCAGCCCTGAGCCGATGCCACCGTATCCAAAGTCTGCCACGTCGTTTCTCCTGGTATCCGGGCCCGGCCGTCATGCGGCGGCCCGTCGTCAACGAAAATAGCGGCCTGCGCCGCCGGGTCTTGAGGACTTCGTTGATGCATGCGCCGTGCCACGGATTCAGTGGACGGTTCTGGCACGCCGGTTGCAGGAGGTCTGGGGCAGGGTGCGGGTGGGTTCACCGCAGGCTGCCGGGAGTCTGCAAAAAACCCTCCCCCAAACGCAGGGGAGGGATCAGGCTACTGAACAATCGGGGGGAGACGAAGCCGCCCGGTGCGTACAGTCAAAAGTACAGCGCTGAAAGAGAGGTCCGCAGGGGCGGGCGATGCCAAGCCGGTTCGGGAAACGTCCCGGGCCGGGCATGGCCCGCGCCTGTGAGCGCCGCGGCATTCCGGTTGCCGCGGCCGTCGAAGTGATCCGACGGCCGCGGCGCCTTGTTGCCGTGGATCAGCGCAGCAGGCTGAGCACGCCCTGCGGCACCTGGTTGGCCTGGGCCAGCATGGCCGTACCGGCCTGCTGCAGGATCTGGGTGCGGGTCAGCTCAGCGGTTTCCTTGGCGAAGTCGGTGTCCTTGATGCGGCTGCGCGACGCCGACAGGTTCTCCGAGGAGGTCTGCAGGTTGGCCACCACCGAGGTGAAGCGGTTCTGGATCGCACCGAGGTCGGCGCGGGTGCTGTTGATCGCACCCAGGGCCTTGTCGACCAC from Stenotrophomonas sp. 704A1 includes these protein-coding regions:
- the fliD gene encoding flagellar filament capping protein FliD, with the protein product MADFGYGGIGSGLDISSIVNQLVAADRKPADNALNLQQSKTKMQLSSLGTVTAAFDKLKTALTALKATTAFDTRTVTATGKAGPNNADDVLTASVALYDLGTSKAAASNGTHKIEVKNLASAHKLIADTSVPKTDTFGAGTLTLTVGVGDKAKTMNIEVEAGDTLTTVRNKIDAAGRKEGVQATLISSGDNQYLSIAQEKTGAASAIKLEYGGSDPKLGALVGSLKENSPATDARLTIDGVEVVSASNTVADAVPGLTLNLKTPGLSTVTISTDTTAATKVMQEFVTAYNAAIAAINTETKYDQKTKEAAALTGDAQMRGAIAQLRSTMSGVLKDLAGDQLDAKALGLQTRGYPNADGTLVLDSTKFAAALAAQPEKIRQAVTGDTGGAGRLYSLVDGYVSTTVGKEGAFVARTKGLNSTLDNIDKRRKDLDARMVGVEARYKKQFVALDSLMGKLQQSNTALQQQLAQLNR